A portion of the Paenibacillus hamazuiensis genome contains these proteins:
- a CDS encoding methyl-accepting chemotaxis protein, whose translation MYNLIRFFQKSLAAKLVLVAGIVIVLLYAGNMLLQLRSAKSASESAIAQYGINLAKSYAGQMNVQPYAEFLKNPGENDNYWAIREELNRYRKQIGALYVYVVKINEKREPLMMIDGQPKDSDSASPINEVTDIPAAAIDQLLKGEAAHSPLIQNPEYGTYISAYAPVKDAQGKMIGVLGIDTEATVIDRISGDILRSNVLYYAGLAVLTLLALFLIAWFIAVALRPLRHLVLATENIAAGKLAEANEILSMHAVRSLDEIGSAYQSTKKMSDHLNALMAAVSSNVLGTSEQLAASMDVFVRQSEELVQLNQTVSSTAQKVDEGAQTQQQSAVESARSMEEITLSIGRVSEAAANVSEASREALDSAESGKDVILLMRRQIETIASSAGDTQELVEALGTYSRQIGEVLNIIVDIAEQTKLLALNASIEAARAGEHGSGFAVVAGEVRKLAELSSSSSSKIASLLTNIQKVSGEISHTMAAGSKEINEGVELSGQVEETFGSVVRLFRYVTEQIQEISASSEQISASSQTVAASVEEIASIARVSSGDTHEIHLLADQQLQAARQIAASAGQLSGMSHEMRIAVQKISI comes from the coding sequence GTGTATAATCTTATTCGTTTTTTTCAAAAAAGTTTGGCGGCCAAGCTTGTTCTTGTCGCGGGCATCGTTATCGTGCTGCTGTACGCGGGCAATATGCTGCTGCAGCTGCGCAGCGCCAAGTCCGCCAGCGAAAGTGCGATAGCACAATACGGCATCAACCTGGCCAAAAGTTATGCCGGGCAAATGAATGTGCAGCCTTATGCCGAATTTTTGAAAAATCCCGGGGAAAATGATAACTACTGGGCGATTCGAGAAGAGCTAAATAGGTATCGCAAACAAATCGGGGCGCTTTATGTGTATGTGGTCAAAATCAACGAAAAACGGGAACCGTTGATGATGATCGACGGGCAGCCGAAAGATTCCGATTCCGCTTCCCCGATCAATGAGGTGACGGACATTCCTGCGGCGGCAATCGACCAGCTGTTGAAGGGAGAGGCGGCGCATTCGCCGCTCATTCAAAATCCCGAGTACGGCACTTACATATCCGCTTATGCACCGGTTAAGGATGCGCAGGGAAAGATGATCGGCGTGCTCGGCATCGATACGGAAGCAACCGTCATAGACCGGATCTCGGGGGATATTTTGCGGAGCAACGTTTTGTATTATGCGGGACTCGCCGTTCTTACGCTGCTTGCGTTGTTTTTGATTGCGTGGTTTATCGCCGTCGCCTTGCGTCCTCTTCGGCATCTGGTACTGGCGACCGAGAACATAGCCGCCGGAAAGCTCGCCGAGGCCAACGAAATCTTATCTATGCATGCGGTCCGTTCTCTCGATGAAATCGGATCGGCCTATCAAAGCACGAAGAAGATGTCGGATCATCTCAATGCCCTGATGGCGGCCGTCTCCTCGAACGTGCTGGGAACGTCGGAGCAGCTGGCTGCGTCGATGGATGTGTTTGTGCGCCAGTCCGAGGAGCTGGTTCAATTGAATCAAACGGTAAGTTCAACCGCACAAAAGGTGGATGAAGGAGCGCAAACCCAGCAGCAAAGCGCCGTCGAAAGCGCGCGCTCCATGGAGGAGATCACCTTATCCATAGGACGGGTGTCGGAGGCGGCGGCGAATGTCTCCGAAGCTTCCCGGGAGGCGCTCGATTCGGCGGAGTCGGGCAAGGATGTCATTTTATTAATGAGGCGGCAAATTGAAACGATCGCATCGTCTGCCGGCGATACCCAAGAGCTGGTCGAGGCATTAGGCACGTATTCCCGGCAAATCGGCGAGGTTCTTAACATTATCGTGGATATTGCGGAACAAACGAAGCTGCTGGCCTTGAATGCTTCCATAGAAGCGGCACGGGCGGGAGAACATGGAAGCGGCTTCGCCGTCGTTGCGGGAGAAGTGCGCAAGCTGGCCGAGCTTTCCTCTTCCTCCTCTTCAAAGATAGCGTCGCTGCTTACGAATATTCAAAAAGTTTCCGGGGAAATCAGCCATACGATGGCTGCAGGGTCCAAGGAAATTAATGAAGGCGTCGAGCTGTCCGGGCAAGTCGAGGAGACCTTCGGCAGCGTCGTCCGGCTGTTCCGCTACGTTACGGAACAAATTCAGGAAATATCGGCTTCCTCGGAACAGATTTCCGCCAGCTCCCAGACCGTGGCGGCTTCCGTGGAAGAAATCGCGTCCATTGCCCGCGTTTCATCCGGCGACACTCACGAAATCCATCTACTGGCGGATCAGCAGCTTCAGGCTGCCCGGCAAATTGCCGCCTCGGCCGGACAGCTGAGCGGAATGTCGCATGAGATGAGGATAGCGGTGCAAAAGATCAGCATATAA